Proteins from a single region of Styela clava chromosome 1, kaStyClav1.hap1.2, whole genome shotgun sequence:
- the LOC120347539 gene encoding nuclear receptor subfamily 0 group B member 2-like isoform X2 — MSMTGPRRQVPPKAFDVFPSELSPYSINSTGLYQPYISVVTDSLAVQNSPYLMTDMMGYSRRNAGQQRVPSLPINTGTGVPVETYSQVTDARDCSGCSGSTPKPEKEDSILFSLLNKPHHELRPKTSPCPNTQPVTQLPYISNRSTMTRRCVGLQNAAETHKNSAEILEKTISFVKSLESFKNLGTHDQELLFSNCWAELFIVGMAQEQVSFGVIRYEISVPATVQTSKDVSFNEGESIKVDEADKLKSFIKRFTELQLSAVEYAYFMGTVLFNPDVVGLKDRDTIASLQVEAMHALAEYRGERVNSSPFDAEHHQQMRLAQILLGLPALRSIKTHAIAELFFRSHNCCPDILIS, encoded by the exons ATGTCGATGACT GGTCCACGTCGTCAAGTACCACCAAAAGCATTCGATGTATTCCCATCTGAACTTTCGCCATACAGCATAAATTCAACAGGACTTTACCAACCGTATATCAGTGTTGTTACTGATAGCCTGGCGGTCCAGAATTCACCGTATTTGATGACAGACATGATGGGATATTCCCGCCGAAACGCAGGACAACAGCGCGTACCATCGCTCCCAATTAACACCGGTACAGGAGTTCCAGTTGAGACCTATTCTCAAGTGACAGACGCCCGTGATTGTAGTGGTTGTAGTGGCTCTACTCCAAAACCAGAAAAAgaagattcaattttatttagcCTACTAAACAAACCCCATCACGAACTGAGGCCAAAGACCTCACCGTGTCCTAACACACAACCCGTCACACAGTTGCCATATATAAGCAACAGATCAACTATGACTCGTCGATGTGTAGGCCTACAAAACGCAGCTGAAACGCACAAAAATTCTGCCGAAATTCTTGAAAAAACAATAAGCTTTGTAAAAAGTTTAGAGTCTTTTAAAAACCTTGGAACTCACGACCAAGAGCTTCTTTTCTCCAACTGCTGGGCAGAGCTGTTCATTGTCGGAATGGCTCAGGAACAAGTATCGTTTGGTGTTATTCGGTACGAAATTTCTGTGCCTGCTACGGTTCAAACATCTAAAGATGTTTCATTCAATGAAGGAGAATCAATAAAAGTTGACGAAGCTGACAAGCTGAAAAGTTTCATTAAACGTTTCACGGAACTGCAACTTTCAGCTGTAGAATATGCATATTTCATGGGAACCGTCTTATTTAATCCAG ATGTAGTTGGATTAAAGGACCGAGATACCATTGCCTCGTTACAAGTTGAAGCAATGCATGCCCTCGCCGAATATAGAG GCGAGAGAGTGAATTCATCGCCATTTGACGCAGAACATCACCAGCAAATGCGTCTTGCACAAATATTACTTGGTCTTCCGGCACTGAGAAGTATCAAAACACATGCAATTGCTGAGTTGTTCTTTCGCTCT
- the LOC120347539 gene encoding nuclear receptor subfamily 0 group B member 2-like isoform X1, with amino-acid sequence MLLVPINSFGIQGPRRQVPPKAFDVFPSELSPYSINSTGLYQPYISVVTDSLAVQNSPYLMTDMMGYSRRNAGQQRVPSLPINTGTGVPVETYSQVTDARDCSGCSGSTPKPEKEDSILFSLLNKPHHELRPKTSPCPNTQPVTQLPYISNRSTMTRRCVGLQNAAETHKNSAEILEKTISFVKSLESFKNLGTHDQELLFSNCWAELFIVGMAQEQVSFGVIRYEISVPATVQTSKDVSFNEGESIKVDEADKLKSFIKRFTELQLSAVEYAYFMGTVLFNPDVVGLKDRDTIASLQVEAMHALAEYRGERVNSSPFDAEHHQQMRLAQILLGLPALRSIKTHAIAELFFRSHNCCPDILIS; translated from the exons ATGCTTCTGGTACCTATAAATAGCTTTGGTATACAGGGTCCACGTCGTCAAGTACCACCAAAAGCATTCGATGTATTCCCATCTGAACTTTCGCCATACAGCATAAATTCAACAGGACTTTACCAACCGTATATCAGTGTTGTTACTGATAGCCTGGCGGTCCAGAATTCACCGTATTTGATGACAGACATGATGGGATATTCCCGCCGAAACGCAGGACAACAGCGCGTACCATCGCTCCCAATTAACACCGGTACAGGAGTTCCAGTTGAGACCTATTCTCAAGTGACAGACGCCCGTGATTGTAGTGGTTGTAGTGGCTCTACTCCAAAACCAGAAAAAgaagattcaattttatttagcCTACTAAACAAACCCCATCACGAACTGAGGCCAAAGACCTCACCGTGTCCTAACACACAACCCGTCACACAGTTGCCATATATAAGCAACAGATCAACTATGACTCGTCGATGTGTAGGCCTACAAAACGCAGCTGAAACGCACAAAAATTCTGCCGAAATTCTTGAAAAAACAATAAGCTTTGTAAAAAGTTTAGAGTCTTTTAAAAACCTTGGAACTCACGACCAAGAGCTTCTTTTCTCCAACTGCTGGGCAGAGCTGTTCATTGTCGGAATGGCTCAGGAACAAGTATCGTTTGGTGTTATTCGGTACGAAATTTCTGTGCCTGCTACGGTTCAAACATCTAAAGATGTTTCATTCAATGAAGGAGAATCAATAAAAGTTGACGAAGCTGACAAGCTGAAAAGTTTCATTAAACGTTTCACGGAACTGCAACTTTCAGCTGTAGAATATGCATATTTCATGGGAACCGTCTTATTTAATCCAG ATGTAGTTGGATTAAAGGACCGAGATACCATTGCCTCGTTACAAGTTGAAGCAATGCATGCCCTCGCCGAATATAGAG GCGAGAGAGTGAATTCATCGCCATTTGACGCAGAACATCACCAGCAAATGCGTCTTGCACAAATATTACTTGGTCTTCCGGCACTGAGAAGTATCAAAACACATGCAATTGCTGAGTTGTTCTTTCGCTCT